Within the Rhizobium grahamii genome, the region AACGAGACCTTCCGCATCAATACGATGGGGACTTACAATGTCATCGAAGCGGCAGTGAAGCTCGGCATCCGTAAGATCATCATCGCCTCCAGCGAAACGACCTATGGCGTCTGCTTTGCCGAAGGCCATCGGGATTTCCACCAGTTCCCGCTGGAAGAGGATTACGACGTCGATCCAATGGATTCCTACGGCCTCTCCAAGGTCGTGAACGAGAAGACGGCCCGCGCCTTTGCGGAGCGCTCCGGCTTCGACATCTATGCGCTGCGGATCGGCAACGTCATCGAGCCGCACGAATACGAGCGCTTCCCGACCTACTTTGCCAATCCGGAGATGCGCAAGCGTATCGCCTGGAGCTACATCGACGCACGCGATCTGGGTCAGATCTGCCATCTGTGCATCGAGAAGGACGGCCTCGGTTTCCAGGTCTTCAATGCCGCCAACGATACCGTTTCGGCCAATACGCCGTCAAAGGAACTCGCGCGGCGATTCTATCCGAACGTGCCGTTCCAGCGCGAGATCGGCGAATATGAAGGCCTGCTTTCCAACCGGAAGATCCGCGAAGTGCTTGGTTTCAAGGAAGAGCACGACTGGCGGAAATACGTGAAGGTGTGATTGACGGGACTTGTGGCGACGCAGGATTGGAAAAATCGAAAAACGCACTTGCCAATCCTGCGCCGCCGCCTTAAAGGAGCGCCATGCTT harbors:
- a CDS encoding NAD-dependent epimerase/dehydratase family protein, whose amino-acid sequence is MKKRILFTGGSGKAGRHAVPWLVNAGYEVHNVDLVPLDSPGVTNLIADITDSGQVFNALSMHRDFPDLDAGRGVQPFDAVVHFAAIPRILIKPDNETFRINTMGTYNVIEAAVKLGIRKIIIASSETTYGVCFAEGHRDFHQFPLEEDYDVDPMDSYGLSKVVNEKTARAFAERSGFDIYALRIGNVIEPHEYERFPTYFANPEMRKRIAWSYIDARDLGQICHLCIEKDGLGFQVFNAANDTVSANTPSKELARRFYPNVPFQREIGEYEGLLSNRKIREVLGFKEEHDWRKYVKV